A region from the Drosophila bipectinata strain 14024-0381.07 chromosome 3R, DbipHiC1v2, whole genome shotgun sequence genome encodes:
- the Doa gene encoding serine/threonine-protein kinase Doa isoform X1 — MSEDAGKPAVGVPHTAPPAAANLKPKEDTSQSQPAAMQKPTPPPASGQQFFQMVSPQFASVMSSSIPESKCAVRSPISSPLAIRKSRPPMLPASPKSTPPLPRKHHPLAYNAATGTISSASGPALPSRLMATIASSPASSISLSSSSSPSSSPPPPVPCRAPKNAAKPAAPEISLDKLLQQQQELEEKSAAATNSAKLDANFYDAEIEMMNKYLKSLPDYSELDRKLHQEFQECEDLYDKLKRQQHPLAKSNSQQSVTKTAPGGPVGGGLPTTSSGLSKSSSINFAQNPSNRGVAPRMAYPSIFAQTSGEPKLQRSISSSNMPLSTPTPMRPLPAKNGLQSGSNLSLNKQLMNDFWSENLTSSQKRQTPKRTFWNYEKICGAQLGDAGQPFKVDAKTAKKLAIFDPTVAEAAQKELQRPQQNKLQKNASLSHLDLKVRQAVTKDDLYKLICNEQSPSTGGGSFVSRVPVKQPQPQPPQTQPQVHPFQSQALPKSVSMTHVPGAGGPAPLLRTSSRTHIPCYMKHLPSLSRSTSNSAILMTSQPRKEQPPTKEAPKAAVPAAVATTKASGVLKSSSSSCVPSPRCAAAFFRRPQETYNPQPVAPKEAQVAPPSESGGNPGDSVSLERKSEKSNSTISTSSFTVTNCCTTHLPQLSKFTSSFHIAPATATTTATATTTATSAPTTTATSAPSEQQQPQQQQSQSSGAAAANLEVPTSSSSSSASAGSSAATTKCQKDVDNKLEKCLNDMLKLKTNNATGSNSNNNSNHNGGNNNALMSMSMSQSQSLAAAAEGDHKEPKTTGEGPPSSNSSSNTNNGTKYLGESQIPVPVQLYDPQKPLLQQQQQQRICYPIGKSNSTSQVPMGGYQRLLQQQQQQYQDQQQQQQQYPQHKRPFLNWNSFACSAMNGASDPFMQQQQQHMPHQQQQHLPHKLQQSYSSSNVNKQAPKSGLAMFLQKNTNKENKFGQPLSQQPPGMMPQMYGYQGPSKMGYPRSGGAPLTHSVSFSSAQRPTALHFHQHQQQHQQQQQQQQHQHPQQQHSNFGLGMMSRNYYNLPKQQQPALPERKPLQTFDPYAYPKPNQMQPVKYQQQQQQQQPHPHTPFVNASAGGGGVGGGGAAASGLQYDPNTNTQLFYASPAAASSSTGVQPQQPQQQQQHQQQLQQSNSVIFNHQQQQQQQQQQNEMSKSALGLHFIETAKPVIQDDADGHLIYHTGDILHHRYKIMATLGEGTFGRVVKVKDMERDYCMALKIIKNVEKYREAAKLEINALEKIAQKDPHCDHLCVKMVDWFDYHGHMCIVFEMLGLSVFDFLRENNYVPYPLDQVRHMAYQLCYSVKFLHDNRLTHTDLKPENILFVDSDYTAHYNHKLNREVRRVKSTDVRLIDFGSATFDHEHHSTIVSTRHYRAPEVILELGWSQPCDVWSIGCILFELYLGITLFQTHDNREHLAMMERILGQIPYRMARNHTLYSKTKTKYFYHGKLDWDEKSSAGRYVRDHCKPLFLCQLSDSEDHCELFSLIKKMLEYEPSSRITLGEALRHPFFDRLPPHQRVGEMSNKQPLSSGSSSRERSHSLSR, encoded by the exons ATGAGTGAAGATGCGGGCAAGCCAGCAGTTGGAGTGCCCCACACGGCTCCCCCCGCAGCCGCAAACCTGAAACCCAAAGAGGACACCAGCCAATCCCAGCCAGCAGCCATGCAGAAGCCCACGCCGCCGCCCGCCAGCGGCCAGCAGTTCTTCCAAATGGTCTCGCCGCAATTCGCCTCGGTTATGTCGTCCAGCATCCCGGAGAGCAAGTGCGCCGTGAGATCTCCCATATCATCGCCGTTGGCCATACGAAAGAGTCGCCCGCCGATGCTGCCGGCGAGTCCCAAGTCCACGCCTCCCTTGCCCCGCAAGCACCATCCTCTGGCCTACAATGCTGCCACCGGGACGATCAGCAGTGCCTCTGGCCCGGCCTTGCCGTCGCGGCTTATGGCCACCATCGCCTCTAGTCCGGCGTCAAGTATATCGCTGTCGTCGTCCAGTTCACCCTCGTcgtcgccgccgccgccagtGCCGTGTCGGGCGCCCAAAAATGCCGCCAAACCGGCAGCTCCGGAGATCAGTCTGGACAAGttgctgcagcagcaacaggaacTGGAGGAGAAATCGGCCGCTGCCACGAATAGTGCCAAGTTGGATGCTAATTTCTACGACGCCGAGATCGAGATGATGAACAAGTATCTGAAGAGCCTGCCCGACTACAGTGAGCTGGACAGAAAGCTGCATCAGGAGTTCCAGGAGTGCGAGGATCTCTACGACAAGCTCAAGCGCCAGCAGCACCCATTGGCGAAGTCCAACTCCCAACAGTCGGTGACGAAAACAGCCCCAGGAGGGCCGGTGGGAGGGGGTCTTCCCACCACCTCCTCGGGCTTGTCCAAGTCATCGTCCATAAACTTTGCCCAGAATCCCAGTAATCGTGGAGTGGCCCCCCGCATGGCCTATCCCTCGATCTTTGCCCAGACCAGTGGTGAACCCAAGCTGCAGCGCAGCATCTCCAGCTCCAACATGCCACTGAGCACCCCGACCCCGATGCGCCCGCTTCCCGCCAAGAATGGACTGCAGAGTGGCTCCAACTTGTCGCTGAACAAGCAGCTGATGAACGACTTCTGGAGCGAAAACCTGACCAGTTCCCAGAAGCGGCAGACCCCGAAGCGCACCTTCTGGAACTACGAGAAGATTTGTGGCGCCCAGCTGGGGGATGCGGGCCAGCCCTtcaaggtggacgccaagACGGCCAAGAAGTTGGCCATCTTCGACCCCACGGTGGCCGAGGCGGCCCAGAAGGAGCTGCAGCGACCGCAGCAGAACAAGCTGCAGAAGAATGCCTCGCTGTCCCACCTGGATCTCAAGGTTCGTCAGGCGGTGACCAAGGACGATCTCTACAAGCTCATCTGCAACGAGCAGTCGCCATCGACGGGAGGTGGTAGCTTCGTGAGCAGGGTTCCTGTCAagcagccacagccacagccgcCCCAGACGCAGCCTCAAGTACATCCGTTTCAGTCCCAGGCTCTGCCCAAGAGCGTGTCCATGACGCATGTGCCGGGCGCAGGAGGACCAGCTCCCCTGTTGCGAACCTCTAGCCGCACGCACATACCCTGCTACATGAAGCACTTGCCATCGCTCAGCAGGAGTACTTCCAACTCGGCGATATTGATGACATCGCAGCCTCGGAAGGAGCAGCCGCCGACAAAGGAGGCTCCCAAGGCAGCTGTCCCGGCTGCAGTGGCCACAACGAAAGCCAGCGGCGTTCTGAAGAGTTCCAGCAGTTCGTGTGTTCCGTCGCCCAGGTGTGCGGCTGCCTTCTTCCGCCGCCCACAAGAGACGTACAACCCGCAGCCAGTGGCGCCCAAAGAGGCCCAAGTGGCGCCACCAAGTGAGAGTGGTGGAAATCCCGGCGACTCTGTTTCCCTTGAGCGCAAGTCGGAGAAGAGCAACAGTACCATTAGCACCAGCAGCTTCACTGTGACCAATTGTTGCACCACTCACCTGCCGCAGCTCTCCAAGTTCACCTCATCGTTTCACATCGCCCCGGCCACTGCCACGACGACCGCGACGGCAACTACGACGGCGACCAGTGCGCCAacgacaacagcaacatcggcCCCCAGtgagcagcagcaaccacaACAGCAGCAATCGCAGTCTAGTGGCGCTGCAGCTGCCAACTTGGAGGTGCCAACATCGTCATCCTCGTCATCGGCATCGGCCGGCTCGTCAGCAGCGACCACAAAGTGCCAGAAAGATGTTGACAACAAGCTAGAAAAATGCTTGAACGACATGCTAAAGTTGAAGACCAACAACGCCACTggcagcaatagcaacaacaatagcaaccACAACGGCGGTAATAATAATGCACTCATGTCGATGTCGatgtcgcagtcgcagtcgttggcggcggcggcagaggGCGATCACAAAGAGCCGAAGACCACGGGCGAAGGCCCCCCGAGCAGCaatagcagcagcaacaccaacaatgGGACCAAGTACTTGGGTGAATCGCAGATTCCCGTGCCAGTGCAGCTCTACGATCCGCAGAAGCCGTTGcttcaacagcaacagcagcaaagGATCTGCTATCCGATAGGCAAGTCCAACTCCACCTCACAAGTGCCCATGGGTGGATATCAGAGATtgttgcaacagcaacagcagcagtatcaggatcagcagcagcaacaacagcagtaTCCTCAGCATAAGCGACCTTTCCTTAACTGGAACAGCTTCGCCTGCTCGGCCATGAATGGAGCCAGTGATCCCTtcatgcaacagcagcaacagcacatgccccaccagcagcagcagcacttgCCGCACAAGCTGCAGCAGTCTTACTCCTCCTCGAATGTTAACAAGCAAGCGCCCAAATCGGGCCTGGCCATGTTCCTCCAGAAGAACACCAACAAGGAGAATAAGTTTGGGCAGCCTTTGTCTCAACAGCCGCCCGGGATGATGCCGCAGATGTACGGCTACCAGGGGCCCTCAAAAATGGGCTACCCGCGATCGGGAGGAGCTCCCCTGACGCACTCTGTCTCCTTTAGTTCCGCCCAGCGACCCACGGCCCTGCACTTCcatcagcaccagcaacaacaccaacagcagcaacagcagcagcaacatcagcaccCCCAGCAACAGCATTCCAACTTTGGGCTGGGCATGATGAGTCGGAATTACTATAATCTCcccaagcagcagcagccggcgCTGCCGGAGCGGAAGCCGCTGCAGACCTTTGATCCGTATGCCTATCCCAAGCCGAATCAAATGCAACCGGTCAagtaccaacaacaacaacagcaacagcaaccacATCCGCATACGCCGTTTGTGAATGCTTCCGCAGGCGGTGGAGGTGTTGGAGGTGGTGGAGCGGCTGCTTCTGGGCTACAATATGATCCAAATACAAATACGCAATTGTTTTACGCGTCGCCGGCGGCGGCGTCATCCTCAACGGGCGTGCAACCACAGCAaccgcaacagcagcaacaacatcagcagcaactaCAACAAAGCAATTCTGTCATATTCAatcatcagcaacaacaacaacaacaacagcaacaaaatgaAATGTCCAAGTCCGCTTTGGGACTGCATTTCATCGAG ACAGCAAAGCCCGTCATACAAGATGATGCTGATGGTCACTTAATTTACCACACCGGAGACATTCTCCATCACAGAT ATAAGATCATGGCCACACTGGGCGAGGGTACTTTCGGACGTGTGGTCAAGGTCAAAGACATGGAGCG TGATTACTGCATGGCCCTGAAGATTATAAAGAACGTGGAAAAGTACCGCGAAGCTGCCAAGCTCGAGATTAATGCCTTGGAAAAGATTGCCCAGAAGGATCCGCATTGTGATCA CTTGTGTGTAAAAATGGTTGACTGGTTTGATTATCACGGGCATATGTGTATAGTTTTTGAAATGTTGGGATTAAgtgttttcgattttttg CGTGAGAACAACTATGTGCCATACCCGCTGGACCAAGTGCGCCACATGGCCTATCAATTATGCTACTCCGTGAAATTTCTTCATGACAATCGTTTAACGCACACAGATCTCAAGCCGGAGAACATACTTTTTGTCGATTCGGATTACACTGCTCACTATAATCATAAGCTT AACCGAGAAGTGCGCCGAGTAAAAAGCACGGATGTGCGTCTTATTGACTTCGGATCGGCCACCTTCGACCACGAACACCACAGCACAATTGTCTCGACGCGACATTATCGCGCGCCCGAGGTCATACTGGAGCTGGGTTGGTCACAGCCTTGTGACGTTTGGTCCATTGG TTGCATCTTGTTCGAACTGTATCTGGGGATCACGCTCTTCCAAACGCACGACAATCGCGAACACCTGGCCATGATGGAGCGAATCTTGGGACAAATACCATATCGCATGGCACG CAATCATACTCTTTAcagcaaaaccaaaacaaagtACTTCTACCATGGTAAGTTGGATTGGGACGAGAAGTCCAGTGCCGGCCGCTACGTTCGCGACCATTGCAAGCCGTTGTTCCTGTGCCAGTTGAGCGACAGCGAGGACCACTGTGAGCTCTTCAGTCTGATCAAGAAGATGCTGGAGTACGAGCCCTCATCCCGCATCACGTTAG GTGAGGCCCTGCGACATCCGTTCTTCGACAGGCTGCCTCCTCACCAGCGGGTGGGCGAGATGAGCAACAAGCAACCCCTCTcgtcaggcagcagcagccgcgaGCGCTCGCACAGTCTGTCCAGATGA
- the Doa gene encoding serine/threonine-protein kinase Doa isoform X2 yields the protein MSEDAGKPAVGVPHTAPPAAANLKPKEDTSQSQPAAMQKPTPPPASGQQFFQMVSPQFASVMSSSIPESKCAVRSPISSPLAIRKSRPPMLPASPKSTPPLPRKHHPLAYNAATGTISSASGPALPSRLMATIASSPASSISLSSSSSPSSSPPPPVPCRAPKNAAKPAAPEISLDKLLQQQQELEEKSAAATNSAKLDANFYDAEIEMMNKYLKSLPDYSELDRKLHQEFQECEDLYDKLKRQQHPLAKSNSQQSVTKTAPGGPVGGGLPTTSSGLSKSSSINFAQNPSNRGVAPRMAYPSIFAQTSGEPKLQRSISSSNMPLSTPTPMRPLPAKNGLQSGSNLSLNKQLMNDFWSENLTSSQKRQTPKRTFWNYEKICGAQLGDAGQPFKVDAKTAKKLAIFDPTVAEAAQKELQRPQQNKLQKNASLSHLDLKVRQAVTKDDLYKLICNEQSPSTGGGSFVSRVPVKQPQPQPPQTQPQVHPFQSQALPKSVSMTHVPGAGGPAPLLRTSSRTHIPCYMKHLPSLSRSTSNSAILMTSQPRKEQPPTKEAPKAAVPAAVATTKASGVLKSSSSSCVPSPRCAAAFFRRPQETYNPQPVAPKEAQVAPPSESGGNPGDSVSLERKSEKSNSTISTSSFTVTNCCTTHLPQLSKFTSSFHIAPATATTTATATTTATSAPTTTATSAPSEQQQPQQQQSQSSGAAAANLEVPTSSSSSSASAGSSAATTKCQKDVDNKLEKCLNDMLKLKTNNATGSNSNNNSNHNGGNNNALMSMSMSQSQSLAAAAEGDHKEPKTTGEGPPSSNSSSNTNNGTKYLGESQIPVPVQLYDPQKPLLQQQQQQRICYPIGKSNSTSQVPMGGYQRLLQQQQQQYQDQQQQQQQYPQHKRPFLNWNSFACSAMNGASDPFMQQQQQHMPHQQQQHLPHKLQQSYSSSNVNKQAPKSGLAMFLQKNTNKENKFGQPLSQQPPGMMPQMYGYQGPSKMGYPRSGGAPLTHSVSFSSAQRPTALHFHQHQQQHQQQQQQQQHQHPQQQHSNFGLGMMSRNYYNLPKQQQPALPERKPLQTFDPYAYPKPNQMQPVKYQQQQQQQQPHPHTPFVNASAGGGGVGGGGAAASGLQYDPNTNTQLFYASPAAASSSTGVQPQQPQQQQQHQQQLQQSNSVIFNHQQQQQQQQQQNEMSKSALGLHFIETAKPVIQDDADGHLIYHTGDILHHRYKIMATLGEGTFGRVVKVKDMERDYCMALKIIKNVEKYREAAKLEINALEKIAQKDPHCDHLCVKMVDWFDYHGHMCIVFEMLGLSVFDFLRENNYVPYPLDQVRHMAYQLCYSVKFLHDNRLTHTDLKPENILFVDSDYTAHYNHKLNREVRRVKSTDVRLIDFGSATFDHEHHSTIVSTRHYRAPEVILELGWSQPCDVWSIGCILFELYLGITLFQTHDNREHLAMMERILGQIPYRMARKTKTKYFYHGKLDWDEKSSAGRYVRDHCKPLFLCQLSDSEDHCELFSLIKKMLEYEPSSRITLGEALRHPFFDRLPPHQRVGEMSNKQPLSSGSSSRERSHSLSR from the exons ATGAGTGAAGATGCGGGCAAGCCAGCAGTTGGAGTGCCCCACACGGCTCCCCCCGCAGCCGCAAACCTGAAACCCAAAGAGGACACCAGCCAATCCCAGCCAGCAGCCATGCAGAAGCCCACGCCGCCGCCCGCCAGCGGCCAGCAGTTCTTCCAAATGGTCTCGCCGCAATTCGCCTCGGTTATGTCGTCCAGCATCCCGGAGAGCAAGTGCGCCGTGAGATCTCCCATATCATCGCCGTTGGCCATACGAAAGAGTCGCCCGCCGATGCTGCCGGCGAGTCCCAAGTCCACGCCTCCCTTGCCCCGCAAGCACCATCCTCTGGCCTACAATGCTGCCACCGGGACGATCAGCAGTGCCTCTGGCCCGGCCTTGCCGTCGCGGCTTATGGCCACCATCGCCTCTAGTCCGGCGTCAAGTATATCGCTGTCGTCGTCCAGTTCACCCTCGTcgtcgccgccgccgccagtGCCGTGTCGGGCGCCCAAAAATGCCGCCAAACCGGCAGCTCCGGAGATCAGTCTGGACAAGttgctgcagcagcaacaggaacTGGAGGAGAAATCGGCCGCTGCCACGAATAGTGCCAAGTTGGATGCTAATTTCTACGACGCCGAGATCGAGATGATGAACAAGTATCTGAAGAGCCTGCCCGACTACAGTGAGCTGGACAGAAAGCTGCATCAGGAGTTCCAGGAGTGCGAGGATCTCTACGACAAGCTCAAGCGCCAGCAGCACCCATTGGCGAAGTCCAACTCCCAACAGTCGGTGACGAAAACAGCCCCAGGAGGGCCGGTGGGAGGGGGTCTTCCCACCACCTCCTCGGGCTTGTCCAAGTCATCGTCCATAAACTTTGCCCAGAATCCCAGTAATCGTGGAGTGGCCCCCCGCATGGCCTATCCCTCGATCTTTGCCCAGACCAGTGGTGAACCCAAGCTGCAGCGCAGCATCTCCAGCTCCAACATGCCACTGAGCACCCCGACCCCGATGCGCCCGCTTCCCGCCAAGAATGGACTGCAGAGTGGCTCCAACTTGTCGCTGAACAAGCAGCTGATGAACGACTTCTGGAGCGAAAACCTGACCAGTTCCCAGAAGCGGCAGACCCCGAAGCGCACCTTCTGGAACTACGAGAAGATTTGTGGCGCCCAGCTGGGGGATGCGGGCCAGCCCTtcaaggtggacgccaagACGGCCAAGAAGTTGGCCATCTTCGACCCCACGGTGGCCGAGGCGGCCCAGAAGGAGCTGCAGCGACCGCAGCAGAACAAGCTGCAGAAGAATGCCTCGCTGTCCCACCTGGATCTCAAGGTTCGTCAGGCGGTGACCAAGGACGATCTCTACAAGCTCATCTGCAACGAGCAGTCGCCATCGACGGGAGGTGGTAGCTTCGTGAGCAGGGTTCCTGTCAagcagccacagccacagccgcCCCAGACGCAGCCTCAAGTACATCCGTTTCAGTCCCAGGCTCTGCCCAAGAGCGTGTCCATGACGCATGTGCCGGGCGCAGGAGGACCAGCTCCCCTGTTGCGAACCTCTAGCCGCACGCACATACCCTGCTACATGAAGCACTTGCCATCGCTCAGCAGGAGTACTTCCAACTCGGCGATATTGATGACATCGCAGCCTCGGAAGGAGCAGCCGCCGACAAAGGAGGCTCCCAAGGCAGCTGTCCCGGCTGCAGTGGCCACAACGAAAGCCAGCGGCGTTCTGAAGAGTTCCAGCAGTTCGTGTGTTCCGTCGCCCAGGTGTGCGGCTGCCTTCTTCCGCCGCCCACAAGAGACGTACAACCCGCAGCCAGTGGCGCCCAAAGAGGCCCAAGTGGCGCCACCAAGTGAGAGTGGTGGAAATCCCGGCGACTCTGTTTCCCTTGAGCGCAAGTCGGAGAAGAGCAACAGTACCATTAGCACCAGCAGCTTCACTGTGACCAATTGTTGCACCACTCACCTGCCGCAGCTCTCCAAGTTCACCTCATCGTTTCACATCGCCCCGGCCACTGCCACGACGACCGCGACGGCAACTACGACGGCGACCAGTGCGCCAacgacaacagcaacatcggcCCCCAGtgagcagcagcaaccacaACAGCAGCAATCGCAGTCTAGTGGCGCTGCAGCTGCCAACTTGGAGGTGCCAACATCGTCATCCTCGTCATCGGCATCGGCCGGCTCGTCAGCAGCGACCACAAAGTGCCAGAAAGATGTTGACAACAAGCTAGAAAAATGCTTGAACGACATGCTAAAGTTGAAGACCAACAACGCCACTggcagcaatagcaacaacaatagcaaccACAACGGCGGTAATAATAATGCACTCATGTCGATGTCGatgtcgcagtcgcagtcgttggcggcggcggcagaggGCGATCACAAAGAGCCGAAGACCACGGGCGAAGGCCCCCCGAGCAGCaatagcagcagcaacaccaacaatgGGACCAAGTACTTGGGTGAATCGCAGATTCCCGTGCCAGTGCAGCTCTACGATCCGCAGAAGCCGTTGcttcaacagcaacagcagcaaagGATCTGCTATCCGATAGGCAAGTCCAACTCCACCTCACAAGTGCCCATGGGTGGATATCAGAGATtgttgcaacagcaacagcagcagtatcaggatcagcagcagcaacaacagcagtaTCCTCAGCATAAGCGACCTTTCCTTAACTGGAACAGCTTCGCCTGCTCGGCCATGAATGGAGCCAGTGATCCCTtcatgcaacagcagcaacagcacatgccccaccagcagcagcagcacttgCCGCACAAGCTGCAGCAGTCTTACTCCTCCTCGAATGTTAACAAGCAAGCGCCCAAATCGGGCCTGGCCATGTTCCTCCAGAAGAACACCAACAAGGAGAATAAGTTTGGGCAGCCTTTGTCTCAACAGCCGCCCGGGATGATGCCGCAGATGTACGGCTACCAGGGGCCCTCAAAAATGGGCTACCCGCGATCGGGAGGAGCTCCCCTGACGCACTCTGTCTCCTTTAGTTCCGCCCAGCGACCCACGGCCCTGCACTTCcatcagcaccagcaacaacaccaacagcagcaacagcagcagcaacatcagcaccCCCAGCAACAGCATTCCAACTTTGGGCTGGGCATGATGAGTCGGAATTACTATAATCTCcccaagcagcagcagccggcgCTGCCGGAGCGGAAGCCGCTGCAGACCTTTGATCCGTATGCCTATCCCAAGCCGAATCAAATGCAACCGGTCAagtaccaacaacaacaacagcaacagcaaccacATCCGCATACGCCGTTTGTGAATGCTTCCGCAGGCGGTGGAGGTGTTGGAGGTGGTGGAGCGGCTGCTTCTGGGCTACAATATGATCCAAATACAAATACGCAATTGTTTTACGCGTCGCCGGCGGCGGCGTCATCCTCAACGGGCGTGCAACCACAGCAaccgcaacagcagcaacaacatcagcagcaactaCAACAAAGCAATTCTGTCATATTCAatcatcagcaacaacaacaacaacaacagcaacaaaatgaAATGTCCAAGTCCGCTTTGGGACTGCATTTCATCGAG ACAGCAAAGCCCGTCATACAAGATGATGCTGATGGTCACTTAATTTACCACACCGGAGACATTCTCCATCACAGAT ATAAGATCATGGCCACACTGGGCGAGGGTACTTTCGGACGTGTGGTCAAGGTCAAAGACATGGAGCG TGATTACTGCATGGCCCTGAAGATTATAAAGAACGTGGAAAAGTACCGCGAAGCTGCCAAGCTCGAGATTAATGCCTTGGAAAAGATTGCCCAGAAGGATCCGCATTGTGATCA CTTGTGTGTAAAAATGGTTGACTGGTTTGATTATCACGGGCATATGTGTATAGTTTTTGAAATGTTGGGATTAAgtgttttcgattttttg CGTGAGAACAACTATGTGCCATACCCGCTGGACCAAGTGCGCCACATGGCCTATCAATTATGCTACTCCGTGAAATTTCTTCATGACAATCGTTTAACGCACACAGATCTCAAGCCGGAGAACATACTTTTTGTCGATTCGGATTACACTGCTCACTATAATCATAAGCTT AACCGAGAAGTGCGCCGAGTAAAAAGCACGGATGTGCGTCTTATTGACTTCGGATCGGCCACCTTCGACCACGAACACCACAGCACAATTGTCTCGACGCGACATTATCGCGCGCCCGAGGTCATACTGGAGCTGGGTTGGTCACAGCCTTGTGACGTTTGGTCCATTGG TTGCATCTTGTTCGAACTGTATCTGGGGATCACGCTCTTCCAAACGCACGACAATCGCGAACACCTGGCCATGATGGAGCGAATCTTGGGACAAATACCATATCGCATGGCACG caaaaccaaaacaaagtACTTCTACCATGGTAAGTTGGATTGGGACGAGAAGTCCAGTGCCGGCCGCTACGTTCGCGACCATTGCAAGCCGTTGTTCCTGTGCCAGTTGAGCGACAGCGAGGACCACTGTGAGCTCTTCAGTCTGATCAAGAAGATGCTGGAGTACGAGCCCTCATCCCGCATCACGTTAG GTGAGGCCCTGCGACATCCGTTCTTCGACAGGCTGCCTCCTCACCAGCGGGTGGGCGAGATGAGCAACAAGCAACCCCTCTcgtcaggcagcagcagccgcgaGCGCTCGCACAGTCTGTCCAGATGA